One window of Lytechinus variegatus isolate NC3 chromosome 2, Lvar_3.0, whole genome shotgun sequence genomic DNA carries:
- the LOC121408246 gene encoding acid phosphatase type 7-like, which yields MGPIHTFKVKPLGSLLITLVIFILVDGRGIDVDTGGSEIHKEDRDSQAEITDDGTGLHKLSQHEQQILHALLGGIGPVILPDDSELSNLADDKLSPDRDVRQASDDDWPLPIPEQIHIAYGDVPSEMVVMWSTPSVGSSEVLYGNAPENFTLNAKGEYQELIDWEGNFDGVKFIHRVKLEGLTPGESYSYRVQTDNEQSQSYTFTAMQQGTDWSPTLLVYGDMGLKGGAPSLRLLKKAARERLADAVIHVGDFAYDLHDEEGKVGDDFMNRIQDIAAVLPYMTCPGNHEIAHNFVHYRYRFSMPQSDWPMGDEMWYSFDMGKAHFVSYSTEIYFAGYTEIQHRQKRWLRNDLERANEMRGVRPWIIAFGHRPMYCSNSDRDDCTKEDSRVRKGLEDLFYEYGVDLIIEAHEHSYERFWPMHQGVVTAKHYKDPVAPVHVISGAAGCNEFNGVCVNPILGPRGEWSAYRSWIPGLYGFAHLHIANETHLLWQQRLAVSDQVEDEFWIEQNRHGYFPPSTR from the exons ATGGGGCCAATACACACCTTCAAGGTGAAACCATTAGGATCCTTGCTGATCACCTTGGTCATCTTCATTCTTGTTGATGGTCGTGGGATAGATGTTGATACAGGAGGAAGTGAGATTCATAAGGAAGATAGAGATTCACAGGCAGAGATAACGGATGATGGGACGGGGCTACATAAACTTAGTCAACATGAACAGCAAATTTTACATGCACTTTTAGGAGGAATTG GTCCAGTAATACTGCCTGATGATTCGGAGCTGTCAAATCTAGCTGATGATAAACTTTCACCAGACCGTGATGTTAGGCAAGCATCAGACGATGATTGGCCCCTGCCGATTCCAGAACAGATTCATATAGCATACGGTGACGTGCCCTCCGAGATGGTCGTTATGTGGTCTACTCCTTCTGTTGGTTCTTCAGAGGTTCTGTATGGCAACGCTCCTGAGAACTTCACCCTCAATGCCAAAGGAGAATACCAAGAACTTATAGACTGGGAAGGCAACTTTGACGGAGTGAAATTCATTCATCGTGTGAAGTTAGAG GGTCTAACTCCAGGAGAGTCGTATTCATATAGAGTTCAGACTGATAATGAACAAAGTCAATCATATACATTCACTGCAATGCAACAAGGAACT GACTGGTCCCCTACTCTGCTTGTATACGGTGATATGGGTCTAAAAGGTGGTGCACCAAGCCTTCGTCTACTGAAGAAAGCAGCCAGAGAGAGATTAGCTGATGCGGTCATCCATGTTGGTGATTTTGCTTATGACCTTCATGATGAAGAGGGCAAG GTTGGTGATGATTTTATGAATCGTATTCAAGATATAGCTGCTGTACTTCCTTACATGACATGTCCTGGTAATCATG AGATTGCGCATAATTTTGTTCACTATCGGTACAGGTTCTCAATGCCTCAATCTGATTGGCCAATGGGAGACGAGATGTGGTATAGCTTTGATATGGGCAAGGCTCATTTTGTCAG CTACTCTACTGAAATTTACTTTGCTGGATATACTGAAATTCAGCATCGCCAGAAACGATGGCTCCGGAACGACCTTGAGAGAGCCAATGAAATGAGAGGGGTGCGTCCCTGGATCATTGCATTTGGTCATCGTCCAATGTACTGCTCTAATTCAGATAGAGATGACTGTACGAAGGAAGACTCCAGAGTCAGGAAAGG ACTTGAAGATCTGTTTTACGAGTATGGTGTTGATCTGATCATTGAAGCTCATGAGCACTCCTATGAGAGATTCTGGCCGATGCATCAAGGTGTGGTCACCGCTAAGCATTACAAGGATCCCGTAGCGCCTGTTCATGTCATCAGCGGTGCCGCGGGTTGCAATGAGTTTAATGGTGTCTGCGTTAATCCTATTTTGGGACCAAGAG GAGAGTGGTCAGCCTACCGATCCTGGATACCAGGTCTGTATGGTTTTGCTCATCTCCACATAGCTAATGAGACACATCTGCTCTGGCAGCAGAGACTAGCCGTCAGTGATCAGGTAGAAGACGAATTCTGGATTGAACAAAATCGTCATGGGTACTTCCCACCGTCGACAAGATGA